The following proteins are co-located in the Microbacterium immunditiarum genome:
- a CDS encoding nitronate monooxygenase, whose protein sequence is MTDLRDTLGIDAPIVLGPFGGLSSAELTAAVSELGGLGSYGLYGYSPGRIRDTIAAIRERTAKPFAVNLWLATGDEVTPADVDLEPRISELAPVFEELGLPLPKPPAAFLPDLSAQLEAVLDAAPAVLSVVYGVPGAELVQAARERGMRLIGTATTVAEAVALDEAGVDAIVATGAEAAGHRVSFLAPAEESLVGTFSLVPQVADAVRAPVIAAGGVADRRGVAAAFALGASGVQVGTAFLRTQESAAPPSHRRAIAGASDTTTVLTRAMSGRLARGIPNRAMRMLQDATNLPFPAQNWLTGQFRAEAGRRDLSDLVSLWAGQSAPLARRERAVEVFAELGAGLPG, encoded by the coding sequence GTGACGGATCTGCGCGACACCCTCGGAATCGACGCCCCGATCGTCCTCGGCCCGTTCGGAGGTCTCTCGTCGGCCGAGCTCACGGCGGCCGTCAGCGAGCTCGGCGGACTCGGCTCGTACGGGCTGTACGGGTACTCGCCCGGGCGCATCCGCGACACGATCGCGGCGATTCGCGAGCGCACGGCGAAGCCCTTCGCGGTGAACCTGTGGCTCGCGACGGGAGACGAGGTGACGCCGGCGGACGTGGACCTCGAGCCCCGCATCTCAGAGCTCGCGCCGGTGTTCGAGGAGCTCGGCCTGCCGCTCCCGAAGCCGCCCGCCGCGTTCCTTCCCGACCTGTCCGCACAGCTCGAGGCCGTGCTCGACGCGGCGCCGGCGGTGCTGAGCGTCGTGTACGGAGTGCCGGGCGCCGAGCTCGTCCAGGCTGCGCGGGAGCGGGGCATGCGTCTCATCGGCACCGCCACCACCGTTGCGGAAGCCGTCGCGCTCGACGAAGCCGGGGTCGACGCGATCGTCGCGACGGGGGCCGAGGCCGCGGGGCACCGCGTGTCGTTCCTGGCACCCGCCGAGGAGTCGCTCGTCGGCACGTTCTCCCTCGTGCCGCAGGTGGCCGACGCCGTGCGGGCGCCCGTGATCGCGGCGGGCGGGGTCGCCGACCGACGAGGGGTCGCCGCGGCTTTCGCGCTCGGCGCGTCGGGTGTGCAGGTCGGCACGGCGTTCCTGCGCACTCAGGAGTCCGCGGCGCCGCCGTCGCACCGGCGCGCGATCGCCGGGGCATCCGACACGACGACCGTGCTCACGCGTGCGATGAGCGGGCGGCTCGCGCGCGGCATCCCGAACCGGGCGATGCGGATGCTCCAAGACGCGACGAACCTGCCTTTCCCCGCGCAGAACTGGCTCACGGGGCAGTTCCGCGCCGAGGCCGGGCGTCGCGACCTCAGCGACCTCGTGTCGCTGTGGGCGGGACAGTCGGCGCCGCTCGCTCGCCGGGAGAGGGCGGTCGAGGTGTTCGCGGAGCTGGGCGCCGGGCTGCCCGGCTGA
- a CDS encoding acylphosphatase: MKRVHVVVRGEVQGVGYRYTMRMVARDAGVTGWVRNRRDGSVEAEIEGTPEQVDEVVAWMAEGPPGSHVREARVSDAAPAGSRGFDVLPTE, translated from the coding sequence ATGAAGCGCGTGCACGTGGTCGTCCGCGGAGAGGTCCAGGGCGTCGGCTATCGCTACACGATGCGCATGGTCGCGCGTGACGCCGGGGTGACCGGGTGGGTGCGCAACCGCCGCGACGGGAGCGTCGAGGCCGAGATCGAGGGCACGCCCGAGCAGGTCGACGAAGTGGTCGCGTGGATGGCCGAGGGACCGCCCGGCTCACACGTGCGCGAGGCGAGAGTGTCGGATGCCGCGCCGGCCGGCTCGCGCGGGTTCGACGTGCTGCCGACCGAGTGA
- a CDS encoding iron chaperone, translating to MGTVDNYLASLDPADREVIAHVFDVARETIPDLEQGTSYGMPALTYRGKALIAVMRTKKHIGVYPFSGLVPERIASALEGIEFDKGTIRFQPEDPLPDDTIRAIVEARRAEIDDPSLRKAARG from the coding sequence ATGGGCACTGTCGACAACTATCTCGCCTCGCTCGATCCGGCCGACCGCGAGGTCATCGCGCATGTGTTCGATGTCGCGCGCGAGACGATCCCCGACCTCGAGCAGGGCACGAGTTACGGCATGCCGGCGCTGACGTACCGGGGCAAGGCTCTCATCGCCGTGATGCGCACGAAGAAGCACATCGGCGTGTACCCGTTCAGTGGCCTGGTGCCCGAGCGCATCGCGTCGGCACTCGAGGGGATCGAGTTCGACAAGGGCACGATCCGCTTCCAGCCCGAGGATCCGCTGCCCGACGACACGATCCGTGCGATCGTCGAGGCGCGGCGGGCCGAGATCGACGACCCGTCGCTCAGGAAGGCAGCACGAGGCTGA
- a CDS encoding LysE family transporter, translating into MVPSALAGFGLGLSLIVAIGAQNLFVLRQGLRREHVLVVAAICAASDSVLIALGVSGVGLVLLAVPWIIDVVRWAGALFLAGYGILALRRALTPSGQVLDARADADAPADAAASAAHRAAAATKSRTRLVPVVLTCLALTWLNPHVYLDTVFLIGSVANTHGDARWIFAVGAMAASVLWFFGLALGARYLSRWLSTPRAWRILDGVIAVVMFAIAVSLVLPS; encoded by the coding sequence GTGGTCCCCTCCGCCCTCGCGGGCTTCGGCCTCGGCCTCTCGCTCATCGTCGCCATCGGCGCGCAGAATCTGTTCGTCCTGCGCCAGGGCCTGCGCCGCGAGCACGTCCTCGTGGTCGCGGCGATCTGCGCGGCATCCGATTCAGTCCTCATCGCCCTCGGCGTCTCGGGCGTCGGTCTCGTGCTCCTCGCCGTCCCGTGGATCATCGACGTCGTCCGCTGGGCGGGCGCCCTCTTCCTGGCGGGGTACGGGATCCTCGCCCTGCGTCGAGCGCTCACGCCGAGCGGTCAGGTGCTCGACGCCCGCGCCGACGCGGATGCTCCGGCCGACGCCGCGGCATCCGCCGCGCACCGCGCCGCCGCCGCGACCAAGTCGCGCACTCGGCTCGTGCCCGTCGTGCTGACGTGCCTCGCGCTCACGTGGCTGAACCCGCACGTGTACCTCGACACGGTGTTCCTGATCGGATCGGTCGCGAACACGCACGGCGACGCACGCTGGATCTTCGCGGTCGGGGCGATGGCGGCGAGCGTGCTGTGGTTCTTCGGTCTCGCGCTCGGCGCCCGCTACCTCAGCCGCTGGCTGTCGACCCCGCGCGCGTGGCGGATCCTCGACGGCGTGATCGCGGTCGTGATGTTCGCGATCGCCGTCAGCCTCGTGCTGCCTTCCTGA